The following coding sequences are from one Lolium rigidum isolate FL_2022 chromosome 6, APGP_CSIRO_Lrig_0.1, whole genome shotgun sequence window:
- the LOC124665890 gene encoding dnaJ protein homolog 1-like, translated as MVNPPELYHRILDVPKGTSPQELRAAYKGLAKKWHPDKHPPSSKLEAEARFKAITEAYEALMDQQENRAVFGVCNDGRASETTGSFGAGACGAARMARTRSDDFCMRSAPATPAREFAKVYSTGNTGGRRAFAEFSSSIMRKAPPLERPLECTLEELCRGCKKQVKFTRDVVTKNGSIVKKEVAQMIMVKPGWRKGHKVTFEGMGDERPGCLPADAIFTVSEKKHSTFKRVGDDLVLKAKVPLVSALTGWSFSFRLLSGKKVTCSFEDEIICPGHEKVIKGEGMPIIGRLGARGDLRVKLEIVFPEKLTDEQLTGLAEILKDCT; from the exons ATGGTGAACCCACCCGAGCTGTACCACCGCATCCTCGACGTCCCCAAGGGGACCTCGCCGCAGGAGCTCCGCGCCGCCTACAAGGGCCTCGCCAAGAAATGGCACCCCGACAAGCACCCGCCGTCGTCCAAGCTCGAGGCCGAGGCGCGCTTCAAGGCCATCACCGAGGCCTACGAG GCGCTCATGGACCAGCAGGAGAACAGGGCGGTGTTCGGGGTCTGCAACGACGGCCGGGCCAGCGAGACGACCGGGTCGTTCGGCGCCGGCGCCTGCGGAGCCGCGCGCATGGCGAGGACGCGGAGCGACGACTTCTGCATGAGGAGCGCGCCCGCCACGCCGGCCAGGGAGTTCGCCAAGGTGTACAGCACCGGCAACACGGGCGGCCGCCGCGCCTTCGCCGAGTTCTCCAGCTCCATCATGCGCAAGGCGCCGCCGCTGGAGCGCCCCCTCGAGTGCACGCTCGAGGAGCTCTGCCGCGGCTGCAAGAAGCAGGTCAAGTTCACCCGCGACGTCGTCACCAAGAACGG GTCAATAGTTAAGAAGGAGGTGGCCCAGATGATCATGGTGAAACCAGGGTGGAGGAAAGGGCACAAGGTCACCTTCGAAGGGATGGGGGATGAAAGGCCAGGATGCCTACCAGCCGATGCCATCTTCACCGTGTCCGAGAAGAAGCACTCGACGTTCAAGAGGGTAGGAGATGACCTAGTGCTGAAAGCCAAGGTGCCGCTGGTGAGCGCGCTCACCGGCTGGTCCTTCTCGTTCAGGCTTCTGAGTGGCAAGAAAGTGACCTGCTCATTTGAGGATGAGATCATCTGCCCAGGACATGAGAAGGTCATCAAAGGGGAAGGGATGCCGATCATCGGACGGTTAGGTGCGCGGGGGGATCTAAGAGTGAAGCTGGAGATCGTCTTCCCGGAGAAGCTCACCGACGAGCAACTCACCGGCCTCGCTGAAATTCTGAAGGACTGCACCTGA
- the LOC124667986 gene encoding glycosyltransferase BC10-like produces the protein MKKGGGVVDDFKVMFTRKESTCVARGIMLLVIFTVGIVAGLWTAAGPRNQNQIIYRNIVFPSTVYADGDDAGGFAEFVAPTQLMHDMTDEQLFWRASMVPVAAGPPYPFKRMPKVAFMFLAGRGALPLAPLWERFFRGHEGRFSIYIHAPPGLAMNFSTDSPFYGRQIPSQETLWGSISLMDAEKRLLANALLDFSNERFVLLSESCIPVQSFPTVRDYLVGSRHSFVEVYYVKTKQCRGRYSRRMAPAIRLPQWRKGSQWFELSRDMATSVLADTTYYPLFRKHCRPSCYPDEHYLPTTVSMLHGDRNANRTITFVDWSKGGPHPAKYGARDITVELIQSIRKTRIDRPCLYNSRPTSMCFLFARKFTPDTLEPLLNISSAVMGY, from the exons ATGAAGAAGGGCGGCGGGGTCGTCGACGACTTCAAGGTTATGTTCACGAGGAAGGAGTCCACCTGCGTCGCCAGGGGGATCATGCTACTCGTCATCTTCACGGTGGGCATCGTCGCCGGCCTCTGGACGGCCGCCGGGCCGCGCAATCAGAACCAGATAATCTACAGGAACATCGTGTTCCCGAGCACCGTCTACGCGGACGGCGACGACGCCGGCGGCTTCGCGGAGTTCGTGGCTCCGACGCAGCTCATGCACGACATGACGGATGAGCAGCTCTTCTGGCGCGCCTCCATGGTGCCGGTGGCCGCCGGCCCGCCGTACCCGTTCAAGCGCATGCCCAAGGTGGCCTTCATGTTTCTCGCGGGCCGTGGCGCCCTCCCGCTCGCGCCGCTCTGGGAGCGCTTCTTCCGCGGCCACGAGGGCCGCTTCTCCATCTACATCCACGCGCCGCCGGGCCTGGCCATGAACTTCTCCACCGACTCGCCCTTCTACGGACGCCAGATCCCAAGCCAG GAGACCCTGTGGGGATCCATATCGCTCATGGACGCCGAGAAGCGGCTGCTGGCGAACGCGCTGCTGGACTTCTCCAACGAGCGCTTCGTGCTCCTCTCCGAGAGCTGCATCCCGGTGCAGAGCTTCCcgacggtgcgggactacctCGTCGGCTCGCGGCACAGCTTCGTGGAGGTGTACTACGTGAAGACCAAGCAGTGCCGCGGCCGGTACAGCCGCCGGATGGCGCCGGCCATCAGGCTGCCGCAGTGGAGGAAAGGCTCCCAGTGGTTCGAGCTCAGCCGGGACATGGCCACCAGCGTCCTCGCCGACACCACCTACTACccgctcttcaggaagcactgcAGGCCATCGTGCTACCCCGACGAGCACTACCTCCCGACCACCGTCAGCATGCTCCATGGCGACCGGAACGCGAACCGCACCATCACGTTCGTCGACTGGTCCAAGGGCGGCCCCCACCCGGCCAAGTACGGCGCCAGAGACATCACGGTGGAGCTGATCCAGAGCATCAGAAAGACGAGGATCGACAGGCCCTGCTTGTACAATTCTCGGCCGACGTCGATGTGCTTCCTGTTTGCGAGGAAGTTCACACCTGACACTCTCGAGCCACTGCTGAATATCTCGTCGGCGGTCATGGGGTACTAG